From a single Miscanthus floridulus cultivar M001 chromosome 8, ASM1932011v1, whole genome shotgun sequence genomic region:
- the LOC136474927 gene encoding E3 ubiquitin-protein ligase ATL31-like, which translates to MLRSQASQPALVSRVLASAVCTAGCRAQRMPMPRHGHALLAALLASAVAAASAQPSYGDYGQQVHVSTAMIALLAAVIAVFVFIAFFTVYLRHCTGYAARSDDDDRAMPNFDALVSRSRRQRRPRGLDAEVVEAFPTMKYAEAKALRVSKQAGAHECAVCLSEFEDEERLRLLPKCSHAFHPDCIGEWLASHVTCPVCRCNLDPNKQDTSSDEEPASFPSIPVASSISSEIAVSGQGPLPVAVVIDVITEEEEEVRRQEALELQQIGTQRRAMRSRSGRKPVPTQLARSHSTGHSLAVRLDRDLERFTLRLPEHVRREMVAAGEHHSMQLRRGRRAGEGSSRGGRSAPLGRPGRWQSLLARTFSGKLSFFSASRMTISSELGEVSSSSSTRARGKRVAAVDAADVPAKGSVRLDRIGGGGGSGAEAGAASREVAAAADREKKAATQQKNETSIPVL; encoded by the exons ATGCTGCGCAGTCAGGCTAGTCAACCCGCTCTCGTGTCCCGGGTCCTCGCCTCTGCAGTCTGCACTGCCGGCTGCCGCGCGCAAAGGATGCCCATGCCTCGCCACGGCCATGCGCTGCTCGCCGCGCTCCTCGCGTCCGCGGTCGCCGCGGCGAGCGCGCAGCCGAGCTACGGTGACTACGGCCAGCAGGTTCACGTCAGCACGGCCATGATCGCGCTCCTGGCCGCCGTCATCGCGGTGTTCGTCTTCATCGCCTTCTTCACCGTCTACCTCCGCCACTGCACCGGCTACGCGGCCAGGTCGGACGACGACGACCGCGCCATGCCCAATTTCGACGCCCTCGTCTCGCGGTCGCGGAGGCAGCGGCGGCCGCGTGGGCTCGACGCCGAGGTGGTCGAGGCTTTCCCCACCATGAAGTACGCCGAGGCCAAGGCGCTGCGGGTCAGCAAGCAGGCCGGCGCGCACGAGTGCGCGGTGTGCCTCAGCGAGTTCGAGGACGAGGAGCGGCTCAGGCTCCTGCCCAAGTGCAGCCACGCCTTCCACCCGGACTGCATCGGCGAGTGGCTCGCCAGCCACGTCACCTGCCCCGTCTGCCGCTGCAACCTCGACCCTAACAAGCAGGATACCAGTAGCGATGAGGAGCCCGCCAGTTTCCCGTCAATTCCAGTAGCGAGCAGCATATCCAGCGAGATTGCGGTGTCAGGGCAAGGACCACTACCAGTGGCCGTGGTGATCGATGTGATcaccgaggaggaggaagaggtgcGGAGGCAGGAGGCGCTGGAGCTGCAGCAGATAGGGACCCAGCGGCGAGCCATGCGGTCGCGGTCGGGGCGCAAGCCGGTTCCGACGCAGCTCGCCAGGTCGCACTCCACGGGCCACTCCCTCGCCGTCCGGCTCGACCGCGACCTGGAGCGGTTCACGCTGCGGCTGCCGGAGCACGTGCGCAGGGAGATGGTCGCCGCGGGCGAGCACCACAGCATGCAATTGCGTCGCGGGCGAAGAGCCGGGGAAGGAAGCAGCCGCGGCGGCCGAAGCGCCCCGCTCGGCCGGCCGGGCAGATGGCAGTCGCTTCTTGCGAGGACGTTCTCCGGGAAGCTGTCGTTCTTTTCGGCGTCCAGGATGACGATTAGCTCCGAGCTGGGAGAAGTGTCGTCCTCGTCGTCCACGAGGGCGAGAGGGAAGCGTGTGGCCGCCGTTGATGCCGCCGACGTTCCTGCTAAGGGGAGCGTCCGCCTTGACCGcatcggaggcggcggcgggtcCGGTGCAGAAGCTGGCGCTGCGTCCCGCgaggtggcggcagcggcggacAGGGAGAAGAAGGCAGCTACGCAGCAG AAAAATGAAACAAGTATCCCTGTTCTATGA
- the LOC136478138 gene encoding pentatricopeptide repeat-containing protein At1g73400, mitochondrial-like, translating to MMNLPSRLRHLRRLLAAPPLPTLAATHSPNPPSFRPLHPTRILPPRFHLPNLPVRRLFSEHAILPTHLQDERFATLSDRIYDAVIKTGAESNEGTEAALDALGAELTTPLVADVLHRLRYEEKLAFRFFAWASHQGGYSHEPATYNDIIDILSGTRYKSRQFGVLCNVLDHLKRHGTRSVPVEDLLEILRAYTEKHLTHMRKLAKKRRVRMRTPPETDALNVLLDAFCKCGMVKEAEAVFGRVKRRLLGNAETYSILFFGWCRARDPKKAMKVLEEMIQMKHTPESFSYIAAIESFCSAGLVSEARELFEFMRTEGSTISSPTAKTYSIMIVALAKADRMEECFELLSDMRSCGCMPDVTTYKDLIEGMCLVGKLDAAYRVLEEMGRAGFPPDIVTYNCFLNVLCSLRKADDALELCEKMIEAHCEPSVHTYNMLMVMFFEMGEAHRALDIWLEMDTRGCQRAIDTYEIMIDGLFDCGRTEHATALLDEVINRDMKLSYKKFDAIMLRLSAVGDLGAIHRLSEHMRRFYNVAMSRRFAITQKKKSIGLRRK from the coding sequence ATGATGAACCTCCCTTCCCGGCTCCGCCATCTCCGCCGCCTTCTCGCGGCCCCGCCCTTGCCGACCCTCGCCGCCACACACTCCCCCAATCCGCCCTCCTTCCGACCGCTGCACCCCACCCGAATCCTGCCGCCGCGGTTCCATCTACCCAATCTCCCAGTGCGGCGGCTCTTCTCCGAGCACGCCATCCTCCCCACTCACCTCCAGGACGAGCGCTTCGCCACGCTCTCTGATAGGATCTATGATGCCGTGATTAAGACGGGGGCGGAATCCAACGAGGGCACGGAGGCCGCGCTCGACGCGTTGGGCGCCGAGCTGACTACCCCGCTCGTCGCCGACGTGCTGCACCGCCTCCGCTATGAGGAGAAGCTGGCGTTCCGGTTCTTCGCCTGGGCGTCCCACCAGGGAGGGTACAGCCACGAACCGGCGACTTACAACGACATCATCGACATTCTCTCCGGCACGCGGTACAAGAGCCGCCAGTTCGGTGTCCTCTGCAACGTGCTGGATCACTTGAAGCGCCATGGCACGAGGTCGGTGCCGGTTGAGGACCTGCTGGAGATCCTGCGCGCCTACACGGAGAAGCATCTCACGCACATGAGGAAGCTGGCCAAGAAGCGGCGGGTTCGGATGCGTACGCCGCCGGAGACTGACGCGCTCAACGTTCTGCTGGACGCGTTCTGCAAGTGTGGGATggtcaaggaagcagaggcggTGTTCGGCCGCGTGAAGAGGAGGTTGCTGGGTAATGCAGAGACATACAGTATCCTGTTCTTTGGGTGGTGCCGGGCGAGGGACCCCAAGAAGGCCATGAAGGTGCTTGAGGAAATGATTCAGATGAAGCACACCCCGGAGAGTTTCAGCTACATTGCAGCCATCGAATCTTTTTGCAGTGCTGGATTGGTGTCAGAGGCAAGGGAGCTGTTTGAGTTCATGAGGACTGAGGGGTCGACGATATCATCACCCACAGCCAAGACGTATTCGATTATGATTGTTGCGTTAGCAAAGGCTGACCGGATGGAGGAGTgttttgaactgctttcagatatGAGAAGTTGTGGCTGTATGCCTGATGTGACGACTTATAAAGATTTGATTGAAGGGATGTGCTTGGTGGGTAAACTGGATGCTGCTTATCGTGTGTTGGAGGAGATGGGGAGGGCTGGATTTCCTCCTGACATTGTGACGTACAATTGCTTTCTTAATGTGCTTTGTAGTCTTCGAAAGGCTGATGATGCACTTGAACTCTGTGAGAAGATGATAGAGGCGCACTGTGAGCCCAGTGTTCATACCTATAATATGCTGATGGTGATGTTCTTCGAGATGGGAGAGGCACATAGAGCATTAGATATATGGCTTGAGATGGACACAAGAGGATGTCAGCGTGCTATTGATACCTACGAGATAATGATCGATGGTCTCTTTGATTGCGGAAGAACAGAACATGCAACTGCTCTTCTAGATGAGGTTATAAACCGTGACATGAAACTTTCATACAAGAAGTTTGATGCTATAATGCTGAGGTTATCAGCTGTGGGCGACCTTGGCGCGATACATCGGTTGTCAGAGCATATGAGGAGATTTTACAATGTTGCGATGTCGAGACGATTTGCAATCActcagaagaagaagagcataggCCTGAGAAGGAAATGA